The window ATGTAAACTTAGATTCTAGACTATTGTCTTACATTGCAGTTAAAAGTGAGGGAATAGAGAGTGGCTCACAAGTGTAGGTTTTTAACAGAGTGATGAGTAGCGACTCTAAAAATCACGATTTAATCAGAGTTCCACCCCCCTCACACCCTTACACCCCTACACCCTAAATCAAGGTTTTTGGGGCATAACGTAAAAAACCTACACCTGTCAGATAGGGAGTGGGGAGTAGGATGTATGCAGTGATAGGCAAAATTAAAGGTTTGATTGAGGTTTTAGGGATGTAAGGGTTTTGAAAACCTACCCCCTTACACCTTCATACTTCTAAACCCTTCTCTAAAAACCTCATTTTTCGTGTTCTGGCGTAAGTTCTATTCTTTTCCCCATTCTCGACTCCCTACTCCCTACTTTCAAGGCAGTATTATTCCCAAAATAAATGCCTCCCAGTCATGGAGGCAAAGCGTAAAGCATCCTAATATTTCTGGTGAAACAATAACATAGACGGTGTGAGATTGAATGAGGGCAGTCACCCTTCATTAAACCTGGATTCTCTCTTGTTGAGAAATCCAGGGGTGTGAGAGGGGTGGGAGGAGTCGGAGGATGATGAAATCTTTCCCCCCTCCCCACACTTCCCACACTTCCCACACTTCCCACACTTCCCACACCCCTATGATCTCTAAGGAAATATTTTGGCTAAGAACGTGGTGATTTCTAACCAAGCGGAGGTAGCTGCAACAGCATCGTAGCGATAACCATCATCGCGCATAAATGTATGTTCGGCTTCGTATAAGAATACTTGATGAGGTATATTGGCATCTGTAATTGCTTTAATTAATGTATGGCGATCGCTTTCGGGAATGTGAGGGTCAAGAGTACCAAGTATCAGCAGTAATTCGCCTTTAATTTCACTCACTCTATGAATAGTATCTGCTATGCCTTGACCAAGTTTGCCACTGGGGATACCAGTCGGGTAACAGCAAACCGCAGCTTTGATTTCACTGTGGAAGGCGGCGCGAAAAGATAAATGTCCGCCGATGCAAAAGCCGAGAGTGCCAATTTTATCGGGGTTAACCGCCGCGTCGGTTTTGAGAAAATCAATCACAGCGCGACAATCTGCATCATACTCTGCGATCGCTGTTCTGCGTGCATCATCATTACCCCGCATTCTCCCCAAATCATCCGGTTCAATGACTGTACCAACGGTTTCCAAGCGGTGAAAAATTTCGGGTGCGGCGACAACATAACCAAACCCGGCTAGGTAGTTAACCAGGCGAATCATCGGACTACCTAATTGATAGATATCACTGTAAAACAAAATGGCTGGATAAGTTCCGGCTGGCTTGGGAGAGGCGACATACACCCGCATTAAGCTGTCATCTACCCTTAACTCAACATTGCGCTTAGTGATTTGCACTTGTTTGGCTCCCAGTCATAATTGTTTTCATTAGCTTTTACAGAATTAAGTGATGATATCGGGATAGTAGAGCGAACGGATCACAACAGCAATAAAGATACATTTAAAATTAGGTAAAAAACTCATCTTGTCAAAATATCTAAATACATTGCAGAAGAATTCAGAAGTCAGAATTCAGGAGTCAGAACAAGAGCCAGGGGTATTAAAACCGCTTATTCATCCGCCGGTGATGCACTAAGTTTAGGGAAGTGTCGTACATAATTTCTTCTGAATTCTGACTCCTGACTCCTAAATTCTATTTAGGTAACATTCAGACTTCTAACTGACTTGTGTTATAAGCAGGACTTACGCATCAAAATTTTCTGTGGGGATTGGGTGTGAGGATGAAAGGGTATGGGGTGTAAGGGTTGTGGATACTTACACCCTTACACCCTCATACCCCTGTACCCTGTTATAAAACCTTATTTTTTCGTTTTTTTGCGTAAGTCCTAATAAGTTCAAATTAAACAAACCAGAAAAATTAAAATGTCAGCCAAAACTTTATAATCTCATCAATCTCATGACAGCACTCATATCTAAGTAAAATATTTATTCAGCATCATCAAATAAAAGCAAAAATACTTCAAACTTTGATAAATAAATTAATCAAACGGTGTTAAGCTGACTATAGGAATCAAAAAGCAAGAACGCAAAAGACTTCAAGAAAAATATTGAGTTTACCTCAATAAAGTCCTTTTGCTCTGGTAAATCCACTTCAATATCGTGACGCTTTTTGCTAACGATAGAAATCAGCCAGATAAATAGGATTGTAACCTCAGTACAAACTTGAAGTCAGTGATAACTTGCTTAGATAATTACTAGTAATAATTGGCTATACAAGCTAGTATTATCAGCCAGAAAAAATTACTCTAGGAGCCTGGGAAGAAAGACTCTTAGTACAAGCTGGCAATCTAAAAGAAATTAGCACGGTTACTGAAAATAATGCAAGCCAAATTAACTCTCTCTTTGTCATAAAAGATTGATTTTACTGCATTAGTTACTAGCAAATTGAGTAATTTTCAGCAATATTTGTTAGCAATACCAAAACAGCAACTAACAGCAGAAGTTTTGAGAAATGTTGACACATCCAAAACAGGAAAGTTGTAAATAATAGCCATTCAGAGTGGAGTGCAATTTTGGTTGGTTGGGTTTATCAAAACCTAGGGAAATGTCTATTGCCACTGTCACCATTCTTAAGGCTTGAGCAACCGATGGGGATTTAATTACACCAACCTGCAATGTGTATGTCTAGCTTTTCGCAACTTTGCTTTTCATGAGATGAAATTTCTGCACACACCCAATAGCAGCCAGGCTACAAATACCAATTTCATCTCTTGAGATTTATCTGAATCTGCATTTGGTAATACTTGCAATATTCCTGAAAGACAAATTCTCAAGTATGTAGCCTTTAACCACTATTGACTTTTCAAATTGGCAATCAAAATCATCACAGGAAAACACCAACCATGAGTATTGACAAAAAAATCAGACAAATCGCTTTCTACGGTAAAGGCGGTATTGGTAAATCTACCACTTCTCAAAACACCTTGGCAGCGATGGCAGAAATGGGTCAACGCATCCTGATTGTAGGTTGCGACCCTAAAGCTGACTCCACCCGTTTGATGCTGCACTCTAAAGCACAAACTACAGTATTACACTTGGCTGCTGAACGTGGTGCAGTAGAAGACTTAGAACTCGAAGAAGTCATGCTCACCGGTTTCCGTGGTGTGAAATGCGTAGAGTCTGGTGGCCCTGAACCCGGTGTAGGTTGCGCGGGTCGTGGTATTATTACCGCCATTAACTTCTTAGAAGAAAATGGTGCTTACCAAGACGTTGACTTCGTATCTTATGACGTATTAGGCGACGTTGTATGTGGTGGTTTCGCAATGCCTATCCGCGAAAACAAAGCACAAGAAATCTACATCGTGACATCAGGTGAAATGATGGCGATGTACGCTGCAAACAACATCGCTCGTGGTATTTTGAAATACGCTCACTCCGGTGGTGTGCGTTTGGGTGGTTTGATTTGTAACAGCCGTAAGACAGACCGGGAACACGAACTCATCGAAACCTTGGCAAAACGGTTGAACACCCAAATGATTCACTTTGTACCCCGTGACAATATTGTTCAACACGCTGAATTGCGCCGGATGACAGTGAACGAGTACGCACCCGACAGCAACCAAGCTAACGAATACCGCACCTTGGCTAACAAAATCATCAACAACGAAAATCTCAAAATTCCTACCCCAATTGAAATGGAAGAATTAGAAGAATTGTTGATTGAGTTCGGTATTCTCGAAAGTGAAGAAAATGCTGCCAAAATGATTGGTACAGCTGCTGAAAGCACCAAGTAATTTTGATGTAGTCATCAAGTCTTTCTAAGCAACCAGAACCTCGTTTTTATCAAAACCGGGGTTCTGGTTTTTTTCATGATTACTTTTTTGCAGCTACTATTGGGCAGCGTTTGTTCCTTCTGCTAATTGGACTCCGTTGAATAATTACATGACTTACGCACAAAGATTATCTGTGGAGATTGGGTGTAAGGGTGAAAGGGTTTGGGGTGTAAGGATTATGAATCAGTACACCCCTATACCCCTATACCCCTGTACCTCTACACCCTCAACAAAACCCTTGATTTTTCGTTTTGATGCGTAAGTCCTAAAATATTGACTTCAACGCGAGAAATGCAGTAATCCACAAAATTAAACTTATGGGTGCGCCGACGAGGATTCCCGCGATCGCCCAACCGCGTTGATGTTCTTTAAAATGTTCAATACTGCGCCATTGTCTACTTCTCCAAGCCCATTCATTGCCTTTTGCTCCCATTGCGATCGCCATAAACCAACCAATCTGCGGTACAAAACAAAATAAGCCACACCATACCTGATTAGTCCATAACCATAACCAAGGTAATAAAAAAGCCCCCCAATTCCATCCCAAAATCTCTTCTGGTACTGGTTCTGTAGAATTAATCCCACAACCAGAATTATTAATTATATTTTTGCTGACAGGTTTAACAGTCAGATTAGATTTTAAAGTCTCAATTGCTTGGCGGGCATTACTAAAGCGGTTTTCCGGCGCAGGTTCAGTCATCTTTTGTAACCAGCGCACAAAGCTAGGACTGACGTTAACTTTATCAGCAAATTGCAACCGCAAATCTTGTTGCGGTAAATCACCAGGGGGAATACCCGTTAATAAATGTATTAACGATGCGCCCAAAGCATACAAATCAGATGCCGGAACAGCCCGACCACCAAATTGTTCCATCGGCGCATAACCATAAGTCCCAACCACCGTAAAAGTCACGCCTTCTTTAGCCGCTTTATCTTGGACTGCACCAAAATCTACCAAATATATCTGATTATCTTCACCCCAAATTAAATTACTGGGCTTGATATCCCGATGCAAAACACCAGGATTCAACTCATGCAGATATATCAGAATTTTTAAAACCTCAGTCGCAATTTTCCGGGCGTGCTTTTCTGTGCAGCGTTTACCAACTGCCAGTTTTTCTTTGAGTGAGTCACCAGGAATATATTCTTGGACTAAGCCAAACCATAATGTCCGGTCATCAACACAAAAGTAATCAATGTATTGCGGAATGCGCGGATGTTTGAGTTGTTTGAGAATCTGTGCTTCTCTCTCAAACAACTTCAAATCATCCCACTGGACAGTTCCGCCGAAAGCCAAAAGTTTGACCACAACTAATGATTCTTCTCCATCAGCAGCTTGTAAATCTTTGGCCAGCCAAGTTTGGCGAATGCCATTATTACCGAGTTGCTTTTGGATTTGATAACGGTGGTGTATTATCTGTTCTATTTGCAGCATCAAACACCTGCTGGCAATTTACGCTAAGGTGATTCCCCTACTATTCCAGGATAGACATTACACAGAGAGTTTGGGGGCAGATGTTTACCAAAAACCACCCAACAGCCAGAAAATTTTGGATTTTAGATTTCCCAACTCCCAATTCCCCACTCCCCACTCCTTAACTTCACAATTAGTCTATAAATCAAATAAGATTGGCTCTTGTTTTGGGAAAAGTTGTGAAACAAACAGATGTTGTCGTTATCGGTAGCGGTATTGGTGGTTTAAGTTGTGCGGCGATGTTGGCTAGATATGGCTTTGATGTGATTGTCTGCGAAAGTCATACCATTGCTGGTGGTGCAGCCCACGCTTTTGAACGTCAAGGATATAAATTTGATTCTGGGCCATCTCTGTATTCAGGATTATCCTACAGCCCTTCACCTAACCCTTTGCGGCAAGTCTTAGACGCTATTGGTTCACAAGTTCCCTGCGTTAACTACAATACTTGGGGTTGCTGTTTACCAGAGGGTGATTTTGACACATCGGTAGGGGCAGAACAATTTTGTGATGTGTTAGCCAGACTACGCGGGGAAGATGCGGTCATTCAATGGCGAAAGTTACAACAAGTAATGCTTCCTCTAGCCCAGGCTGCGATCGCTCTGCCTCCGGCTGCGTTACGTTTGGATATAGGTGCAGCTATCACCGTCAGCCGTTTTGCGCCTACTTTAGCCCGTCACGCCGCCAATGTCCTTAAATTAACTGGGTCTTTCTCTCGCATCATGGATGGTGTTGTCAGTGACTCATTTATTCGCAATTGGCTGAATATGCTGTGTTTCCTCCTTTCTGGGCTACCAGCTTCAGGAACTAACGCCGCAGAGGTAGCGTTTATGTTTGCTGACTGGTATCGCCCAGGAGTCCAGCTAGATTATCCAGTTGGCGGGAGTGGTGCTTTAGTGAATGCTTTGGTGCAGGGGTTGGAAAAACACGGCGGTGAGTTGAAACTAGGGGCGCATATTGAACAAGTATTAGTCAAAAATCAACGGGCTATTGGTGTGCGTTTGCGTAACGGTGAAGAAATTCGGGCGCGGCGGGCTGTAGTTTCTAATGCCTCGGTTTGGGACACACTGAAGTTAGTCCCGCCAGAAGCCTTGCCAGACAAGTTTTGCCACCAACGCCAATCAACACCAGAGTGTGATAGTTTTATGCACCTCCACTTAGGTATTGATGCCCAAGGTTTACCAGCTAATTTAGCCTGTCACCACATCATCGTGAATGATTGGGACAAAGGCATCACTGCACCGCAAAATCTGGTTTTAGTATCGATTCCCTCAGTTATTGACCCGTCTCTTGCTCCTCCAGGTAAGCATGTGATTCACGTTTATACCCCAGGGAATGAACCCTATAGCCTTTGGGAAGGGATGGACAGGAAAAGTTCAGAGTATGAACAACAAAAGCGATCGCGCTCTCAAATTATGTGGCAAGCTCTAGAACGAATCATTCCTGATATTCACTCTCGTTGCGAAATCACATTGGTTGGTACACCCCTCACTCACGAACGCTTTTTACGCCGTCACCGTGGTTCTTATGGCCCAGCCATTTCTGCCGATGTTGGTTTATTCCCTAGTTCCCTGACACCCCTATCCGGCTTAATGTGTTGTGGTGACTCAACATTCCCCGGTATCGGTTTGCCCGCCGTCGCCGCCAGTGGCATGATAGTCGCCAATACCCTCGCCCCCGTCAGCCAGCATTTAGCAATGCTCAAGGATATTGGTTGTATTTAATTTACCAATAAATTTATAGCGGTAGTCAGAGATGTGAGGATAATTTGAAAGCTTGAATGCCAGGAATATTAAGACTTTTCTCTTGCCTGGTTGGTGAGCGAACTTGTACTGAGCGCAGCCGAAGTAGCCGAACCACTGCCTTCTGCCTCCTGCTATATAATAATGATTATCATTTTAATTTAGTTTCAGCCTATGTCCGTCAAACCATTAAACCTCCTCCAACGTCCCCGGCGGTTGCGTCGGACTGAAAAGTTGCGCCAGATGGTGAGAGAAACAACTCTGAGTGTGGATGACTTGATTTATCCGATGTTTGTGATGGAAGGCGAAGGGCAGAAAGTAGAAATTGCTTCTATGCCAGGATGTTATAGATACTCTCTGGATTTATTACTCAAAGAAATCGCCGAAGTATCTAGTTTGGGCATAAATGCGATCGCACTTTTCCCCGTCATCCCCGAACATAAAAAAGACGACACAGGTACAGAAAGCTACAACCCAGAAGGATTAGTACAAGAAACAGTCAAAGCCATTAAACAAGTTGTTCCCGATATTGTTGTCATCACCGATGTCGCCCTTGACCCCTTCACTACACATGGTCACGATGGCTTAGTTGATGAACGAGGCACAATTTTAAATGACCCAACGGTAGAAGTGTTAGTGAAAATGGCACTTTCTCAAGCCGCCGCCGGAGCAGATTTTGTTGCTCCTTCTGACATGATGGACGGGAGAATTGGGGCAATTCGTCAGGCTTTAGATGCAGAAGGTTACATCAATGTCGGGATTTTGGCATACTCCGCTAAATACGCCTCAGCCTACTATGGCCCCTTTCGAGATGCGTTAGATTCTGCCCCGAAATTTGGTGATAAAAAGACCTATCAAATGGATGCAGCCAACGCTAGAGAAGCCATCAAAGAAGTAGAACTAGACATTGCCGAAGGTGCAGATATTGTCATGGTTAAACCTGCTCTCGCTTATCTAGATATTATTCAACAAATTCGCATAGCCACCCAATTACCAGTAGCAGCCTACAACGTCAGTGGCGAGTACGCCATGATTAAAGCCGCCGCTCAAATGGGTTGGATAGATGAAAAAAAAGTAATTTTAGAAACCTTGACCAGCATGAAACGTGCCGGCGCAGATTTAATTTTGACCTACTTCGCCAAAGACGTAGCGTTGATCAAGAAGTATGAAGTGTGAAGTTTGAAGTGTAAAGTGTAAAGTGTCCCATGACTAACAACATTGACTTGGCTATTGTTGGTGCAGGGCCTCATGCTCTCACCTTAACTACTCATCTATTGCAAAAACGGCAGTCAATTAGGGGGAAATTTTCGGTACTTGACCCTAGTGGGATGTGGTTGAGTGGTTGGAAGCAGCAATTTGCCGCTTTAGAAATTCCCCATTTGCGTTCTCCCGCCGTCCATCATCCCGACCCCAACCCGTTTGCTTTACGCAAGTTTGCTGAATCTCGTCCTCAAGAATTATTTCCCCCCTACGATTTACCAGGGACAAAGTTATTTGAGGATTTTTGCCAAGATGTGATTCAAGTTTGGCAATTGCAAGAGCAAGTAATTCCTCTGGCCGTCAAGGGTATTACACCTTTAGTTGATAATTTACGTCCCAAATTTCGCCTTGATTTGCAAGATGGACAAGAGGTAATTGCTCGGCGGGTTGTCTTGGCTACTGGTGGTTTTCAAATTCAATTACCAAATTGGGTTAAGGAAATCCCCACAACTTACCCACCAGACAAACTTTGCCACTCACAAAATATTGATTTACGCAAATCACACTTGACTGGTAAGAAAGTTTTGATTGTCGGTGGTGGTTTGACAAGTGGACATTTGGCTATCGGTGCAATTTTTCGCGGTGCAAAGGTGCATTTGCTGATTCGGCGAAATTTAGCAGAGAAGTTGTTTGATGCTGAACCAGGATGGTTGGGGCCAAAGTATCTCAAAGATTTTTTTGCTCAATCAAATTGGGAAAAACGCTGGACGATGATTCAGCAAGCCAGAAACGGTGGTTCAATGACACCCGCGATCGCAACTCAACTACGGCGACAAGTGCGGACTGGTAAAATCAGAATTGACGAACAATGTCAGGTGATCAAAGCTGAATGGTTAGGCGAAAATTGGCGTGTCGAATGTAGTGATCATAGCCAGCATGAGTTTGATTACATTTGGCTTTCCACTGGGACTAAATTTGATGTCACCACTGAACCCCTATTAACAGATATCCTCGCAGCTTATCCAACTCCCGTCATCAAAGGTTTGCCAGTGTTAGATACTAGTCTGCGTTGGCCTGGCTGTGAGTTATTTATTATGGGTGGTCTCGCTGCTTTACAAATAGGCCCAACAGCCAGAAATTTATCAGGTGCAAGAATGGCTTGCGAAAAAATTGTTCCAGCCATTGTCAAACCAAGTGTCTCCTTTTCTCCCAGCCTGAGTATAGCCAAAGCCAGTTAAAGCAATGCCGTTAAGCCTTGGCAATTTAGACAGCTTTTGAGCTAATATGATAACGATTATCATTATGACTTAATTAAGTCATTTTTTGGACTCAGTAGAAACTCGTTTTTAACGCTGACGATTATGACCCAACTAACAGCACCAAATACCAATCCTAGTTTTGATATTCCCAAACAAGGAATGCCCGTAACAATTATTACAGGATTTTTGGGTAGTGGTAAAACTACACTCCTCAATCAAATTCTCAAAAATAAACATGATTTAAAAGTTGCCGTTTTAGTTAATGAATTTGGCGATATTAATATCGATAGCCAACTATTAGTTTCTTTAGACCAAGATATGGTCGAGTTAAGTAATGGTTGTATATGCTGCACTATCAATGATGGTTTAGTTGATGCTGTTTATCGTGTGTTAGAAAGAGAAGACCGCATTGATTATCTGGTAATTGAGACGACTGGTGTGGCTGATCCATTACCAATTATCTTAACTTTTTTGGGAACAGAACTCAGAGATTTAACTAACCTTGATTCCATTGTCACAGTCGTGGATGCCGAGGCTTTTAATCCGCAACACTTTGATAGTGAAGCAGCTTTAAAACAAATTACTTATGGTGATATGATTCTCCTGAATAAAACTGACCTAGCGACTACTGAAAAAATTCGAGAGGTAGAAGAATTTATTCATGATGTCAAAGATGGTGCGAGAATTATACACAGTAAATTTGGTGAAGTTCCACTACCGTTGATTTTAGGTGTTGGTTTAACACCTAAACATGAATATATTGATGATCATGAACATGAACACCATGACCACCACGAACATCATGATCACGACCATGATCATCACCATCACCATCACGGACATCACTCTCATCATCTAGAAAATGATGGATTCGTCTCTATTGCTTTTGAGAGCGATCGCCCTTTTGATGTAAATAAATTTGAAAACTTTCTCACAGAAGAAATGCCAGAAAACGTATTTCGTGCTAAAGGCATTTTGTGGTTTAGCGATAGCGAGTTACGCCATATTTTTCAACTGAGTGGGCCACGTTACAACTTACACGCTGATGAATGGAGAAACACACCCAAAAATCAGCTAGTGTTTATCGGTAGAAAGTTGGATAGCAACCAAATCTATACACAACTTCACAAATGTTTGCTATAGTTAATATTGTTAAGTTATTAAGTAGAAAGACTCAATTAAAATTAACTTGAGATTAACGAGTTTCGACTACACTCAACCCTCTGTTAGTAAGCCTAACGAGCATTGAGCGTTCGCGTAGCGTCTCCCTTGGGGAGAAGTCGAAATGCGTCTTCTAAATAATTGTGTCCACCTACTTATCAAAATTAGTTAATAGTTATATCTAGCTACGAAACTATTAACTAATTGATAAATTTATCCCAATTAAACCAATAACAATGACTCTATCGATTCGTCCCGATACTACTTGTACTACTCAAGTAGTGTCATCTTTACCTACTCAGCAATTGCCAACTGTTACAGAAGCAGAAATGGTGCAGGCTGTACGTACATTGCTAATTGGATTAGGAGAAAACCCCGACCGCGAAGGGTTAATAGATACTCCCAAGCGTGTTGTAAAAGCATTGAAATTTCTCACCAAAGGGTATAATGAATCTCTAGATGAACTGCTAAATGGAGCAGTTTTTACTGAAGATGCCAATGAAATGGTATTAATTCGGGATATTGATATTTTCAGTTCTTGCGAACATCACATTTTACCGATTATCGGTCGAGCGCACGTTGCCTACATTCCCAATGGTAAGGTGATTGGATTATCAAAAATTGCGCGTATTTGTGAAATGTATGCACGCCGTTTACAAGTCCAAGAACGTCTGACTTTACAAATTGCGGATGCGTTACAAGGTTTACTCAAACCGCAAGGGGTGGCGGTTGTAGTCGAAGCCACTCACATGTGTATGGTGATGCGTGGTGTACAAAAACCCGGTTCTTGGACTGTGACAAGTGCAATGCGCGGTGTGTTTGCGGATGATGCACGCACTCGTGAGGAGTTTATGAATTTAGTGCGACACAATGTTAATTTTCACTCCTAATACCAATTCGCAATGACGCTCGTTCCTCGCTAACGCAACTAAGAAATCTAGCTCCAGTAAGACTTGCCTGATTTCTATTTGTCGCATTCTTTTCTTAAATTGGTATAAGTTTCATTTGTAGTAGACGTTTTGTTGTGATGTAGAGACAGAAAATTTTTTGTCTCTACATTTTTTATCAAATCAGCACTCAGCAATTATGCAGGCTTTTTCCCGATAATTGTCCGGTGGCGGGGGTCACTAGCAACTTCAATTGTGGGTGAAAAACCTGCTTCCTCTAAGGCTGCTGGAATGTCGAAACCGTAATAATCATCACTCCAAGGTTCAGTACTTTTCATTAAAGTATACAGAGCAGGAGGGAGATTTTGAATTACAGGCGATCGCGGGTTATTATCTACCAAGGCAATGTAACCACCCGGTTTGAGTAGTCGTTTAGCCTCCGCGAAAATTTCTTTGCTGGCGTAGCTTGGCAATTCATGACACACAAACTGAAGTGTCACCAAATCAAAGGAATTATCTGGTAAGCCTGTATTCTCGGCCTTAGCATGAACCCATTGGGAAACCTCATTATTGACATCCCTAGCCTTCGCCACAGCCAGCATATAGGGCGACAAATCTAAACCCACAGTCCGAATTGGCTGCTCTTGTTTCTGTTGATAGTAACGGTGCAGCGCCATCGTCGATAAACCTATCGAGCAGCCAATGTCCAAAATTTCCCTCACCTCCAAAGGGCCGTAAGCTGCCAAAACATCATGAAAAGTTCCTCTGAGTCTGGCGTGAGCCGCTTCCCAAGTCAGGTTTTCTTGCGGCCAAACACGCAAAGACATAGCATAGGTAGCTGACTCCGCTTCAAAAGCCGCTTCCCAACAAAGATTACCCTCAGCGTAAGCATGGAATGGTACTTTGTAATATTCTGGATACACAATTTCTGGGTTAGTAACTGCCCCTAGCAATTGTTTTGTCATCAGCCCTTGTAAAGCTTCAGAGTTTTTGCGCCAGGGAATCCCATTCTTTTCTGCTGTTGTGATTAATACTTGCCGAGCTTGGTATTTCATCACATTGTAAATAGGTTTGGTCTGGATTAGCAGATTAACGAACTTGGAGAGTATGCTTTCACCAGCCCAATCAGGTTTGACTTTATTTTTCATCACTTTGAGGAAATGAAGCGATAATTGCCTATACCTATTTTAAGTTTGATTGCTGCTTTCAAAAGCATTGTTTTTTCTATTCTTGCTTTTAACTTCCCCAATTTAAGGCGC is drawn from Aulosira sp. FACHB-615 and contains these coding sequences:
- a CDS encoding class I SAM-dependent methyltransferase translates to MKNKVKPDWAGESILSKFVNLLIQTKPIYNVMKYQARQVLITTAEKNGIPWRKNSEALQGLMTKQLLGAVTNPEIVYPEYYKVPFHAYAEGNLCWEAAFEAESATYAMSLRVWPQENLTWEAAHARLRGTFHDVLAAYGPLEVREILDIGCSIGLSTMALHRYYQQKQEQPIRTVGLDLSPYMLAVAKARDVNNEVSQWVHAKAENTGLPDNSFDLVTLQFVCHELPSYASKEIFAEAKRLLKPGGYIALVDNNPRSPVIQNLPPALYTLMKSTEPWSDDYYGFDIPAALEEAGFSPTIEVASDPRHRTIIGKKPA